AGCAAAAAATGCTCAGAGTACAAATATGAGAATAAAAAGCTCCCAGCAATATGAAATGTAAATAGagccaagaaaaagaacttacaGCATGTCCTCTAGCTGTTGGCGATACTGTGGATTTTGTAGCATCCCTATCAAATGATGACCATCATAATCAGACTAATGATCAACAGCTACAGGTAAAGACTCAAGAGACATAAAATGAACTCAAtaccaacaaaaaaagaaatggaACGGTGGAAACAACCGCCCACCATGAAAGTACACGTGattccaaccaaaaaaaaaagagtattaaaaaagaaggaaaaggttcTAGgtaaatctgaaaaaaaaagatCAGATATTATGAGATCAGCTACGACATAGGACAACATAAGCATAGACATTTCTTCAAACAGGCATAGGACCGCTATTAGCCTTACCAGGTGTGAACAAATAACTATCAAAATGAAAACAATATTTATCATTATGAGCCATATCAAGGCTAGAACTTAAATACCCAGAATCTTAGGAAAAGCAATGTTACTGAAAGATGGACTTACATTTGAAAGTGGTAGGATTCCTCATCTCCTCAGGTAAATAGCTACAGggatatgaagaaaaataatcTTTATTCCAATAGCAAGAAAAACATGTTATAGAATAGTTCATCTAGAGGAGTATGTTGATGTTCAGTCTAACATTCATGAGACggcatcaaatttcaaaaaaaaaaaaatcaaactgtGGGGAGAGGGGAAGCAAAGAATACCAACAGCTGGAAGATTATTACAACAAATATGTAGACTTAAAAAGGAAACCCTTGAGATCAGCTTTTATCATCAGATAAACATTCCATGAAATGAATGAAAGGAATGAACAAGAAATTTGATAATGAAACTAAACAAGGTGAGGTCTTTGTTGAAGGACGACCATCTTCCTATGAAGGTTAAATTTTTTACTGACAAATGCGATTCCTGAACAACAGACCAAAAACTTTTCAGTTTAAATTAGTTAATAAGTTATCCTCATCCAAATGACAGAATATTTTTGACAagcttaaaaaattaatatgtaaAGGAATTTAATAcaccaaaaataaatatgttCAAGCCGGATTTAAATTGCATACattgaaaatttgataaaatCTTATTCCAACCTAATCAAAATACCAATGAATTTCCAAAATTCACAAAGGTATTTAAGTGATACGTGGCTAATTTGCTAGATTCAACCATGATGAGACACAAGAACAAAATCATTTTTCACTTGTAGTAAGCACATAAGATAAGAAGGTATATTACGGATAAACCATCTTCTGCACTGTCGGATCTTCCAACATTTTCTCCAACGCTTCCACTGACATCGCAGGCTTTGCTTTTCCTATCcattaataaacaaaaacatACTTAAACTGTCTGATTGGATTCCAAATATGCAAATAGTAGCCACTTCAAGCCATTTTGATTAGATTTACACAGTAATGCAATCAAGATTATTCATATCCATTTATGACACAGTTGTGCAATCCTCTTAGCTGGCAAAAACTAAACGAATGTTTCCATATAAGTAAGCACTACCTTAACAGGCCAATGTGactatttaatttaaatggCATATTTTCGGTCAGTAGTTTCAGACAATTTCCTTGAGAGAGGTGTATCTATTAgctatttatttttcaatttatctATATACAAGTTTTGGTGTCAACATTAGACAACCAAATGTATAAAAAAGTAGTGCCTCATTCTaggtcgttttttttttttttttttggaggggCAGCCCTAATTTCCCAGGGTTGGGCCTTGCCTTTAGGTCAGGCCAGGCCAAACTCTGGAATCATTGTCCCATGTGGAGCAGGCGAAATTTAGCATAAGCAGTTCAATAGTCTTCAGATAAAGATGGTCTTTGTCACAACGAGGCTACCAAAAAATTTGAGATTAAATCTACAGCAAAGCATGTGGTGAATTCTGAGACTGCAAAAGTGTCAAATGACTCTTTACATACCAGTAGATTGGGAACTGGTGAAAGAATCTGCCCCCTGTTTAAAAGCAGCTCCATTTTGAGAAACCTTCATGAAGTTTGGAAATAGATAAATATGAACATTAACTAAAAACACATCATCTTGAGGAACACCAACAGTAGATACAGATTTCCACATCATTCTGGGTACACTTAGATGAACTTACTTCAGAAACATCTTTGAAGCTACTTTCGAAAGGACTCTTCTGTTCTGTTTCTTCTGGAGTAACATCTACAAAAGCTGTGAGTAGAACATAAATTTAGCATCTTCAACAGGAAACCTTTAtaagaaaacatttcattgtCCAAATAAGATTATCTTGTAAAAAATCAGTAGAAGAATTGATGGCCTTAATTTGTTATAGAAATTTTCAATCCATTCACTACAGTAAAAGCTTAAGGTATTGACAATATTCCTGTATGTGTTAATATAAGACAGGTCATTTGACCAACCACCACAGTTGTATGCAGACAACACACAAACACCCACAATTTCACAAAAATAAACACATGCACGCATGCAGACATGAATGCACAAGCAGGATGCGTATCACAAGCTCTGCAACGCTTGACATATCTAAGGCTTCCGTTGCAATTCAAGCCCCCAAGATCATTTCGAAAAAGATTTTGTGAGTTCAAACATCATGGAAATTGTTCTATGAATTGGGACATTGGCTTTCGAAGGAATTTGCATGATGTGGAATTAGACGAGTTGTCATCTTTCTTGACGAGTTTGGATCAGGCTCGCATTCACCCTTCAAGGGTTGATGCAAGAAATTGGATGCTTGATTCTTCAGGAAGCTTCTCTGTTAAATCTTATTGCGATTTTCTAATGGTGCAGATAGGGGTTTCCAGGGTTATGGCCTGGTTTGGAAATCTAAAGTACCTAATGAGTGAAGGTTTTTACTTACTTAGTGGTTTGGGAAAGTTAACACTTGTGACATGATCCAAAAACGGAGATCTAGTTCATGTCTACAACCTGATTGGTGCATTATATGCAAGAAAAGCTCAGAGTCAGTTGATCATTTGTTTCTTCACTGTCCCGTGGCTTTAAATCTATGGCTGAAGTTGTTTAGGGAGTTTGGTATCAGTTGGGTTTTACCCAgggatttttattcttttatgtacgtatgtatgtatgtcCCCTTATTACAGTGATCGCCTGTGACGAGCATATATAGATTGAGTGCCTTCATTAATAGGAATCTCTTGTGAGGAGAATCAAAAGGGATCTCACTAAGCcaccatgcaatgcatttcaatgatccaaccgtccaCTACCAGAACCCCAACAATGAAAACCACACCTTTAACAGATGGACCAAGTGTTGTGTTGCCCAAACCATTAGCAACTTACCTTTCTTTCCCAATTTGTGACTACTTTGTTGAACAATTAAAGACATCTCCCAGACAAATATCTTTATAAGTATGATAATTTCTCAGTAATGACTTAATGTATCGCCCAAAACAAAAGGTTTCAACGCTTAACATGATCTCACAAAAATCAGTATATGACATGATATCTCAGATATAGATAGCCCACACGGACCTTCACTCATGTTCTTGCAGCAGTCAATAAATTATACTTTAGAATGGCCACACatatttagaaaagaaaaaatataaagtCCCAGCCACTATAGAAGTGAATTCCCTGTTTTACTTTCATGGCTACTTTGGTAACTTAAATTTACCATAACAAATATATTGGAACATTGAAAAGGGAATTTAGATCATAGATTTGGATCCCGAgagaaagtaaaataaaaagaagcaaCAGAAAAACAAGAAGATCAGAAACAAATTTCAGATTGAGAAAATTAAGCCATATAAATTCtctaagaaatataaatgagagcATGGTAAGGGCTTACCAAATCTGTTTGACTTTTTATTTAGTTCAGAGTCACTTTTGACATCAGTGGTGGGGGTGGATGGTGCAGTCGATGTGATCGGTGTGGTTGGTGTGGCTTCTGTGGCTGATGAGGCAGGTGCTGCTGGTGCGGATGGTGCTGCATCTACTCTGGTTGCAGATACATCTACCGTTGAATGTTGAGAAGTAGGTGGAAAAGGTGAGCCAAAAGGCCCTGATCCTGAAGCTGGTGGAAATGGAAAAGGTGACCCAGGAGAAAATCCAGCATTGTTGAACTGGCTATCTTGTGGATTCATTTGACCCATCAAAGTCTTAAAAGCCTGTTGCATTGCATAGTTCTGAAAGAATATTGAAGGCaagtttaaattaaaaaactcacatatcaaaagagtgtgAGGCTAGATTTTGTGGGTGACACAATAAACAAACTCTTATTCATTTTAACATATGTACTTGCAAACATATGAtgatggcaatttgaaaaacgttCTTTCACAAACATTAAACACGTTAAGGGCACTCAACTCAAATATTGTCTATTTACACACACCCAACGATATTAAAATCCtgtaattgaattaaaaaaaaatttaaaaaaaattaaaaaaaaaaagatccatAAATTGTAGGAGGAAAGGACGCACCTTTAATCTCGTAGCCACCTGTCATTAAAATTAACTTGTCAAACATGCAGCAAAGGTGAAATGGTCTAATAAAAGTTCATTTAatcaaactcaaaacaaagagcATGTAACAATCCATGTTCTCACCCATGAAAATAGTGCTGAAAGCCCAACACCAACGCCAATCCAAAACAAAGGCGACCCTCTAGAACATAAAAGGTAAATAAAGGTGTAAAGATGAAATGGTTATGAACGTTTGGGCACAAGGAGGAAACAAGAAGCAACCAAAAAGCTCATAAAATACATGATTagctataaaataaataaaaactgaggaagtgaagaaaacaaatcattacACATTTGTGGGTGGGGGAGGTACTGAGATTTGTGGGTTGACACCAACTGAAGATGTTTCTTGGGTACTCGAAGAAGAAATGCTCGCAAAACGTGCCACTTCTAACTTTGCTACAAATGTATCATAAAAATAACCCGTGTCAGTACAACTAAATTGAAAACTTGCTCAACCGGGGAGATCATATGAAATACGGCATCATAGAATCAGCAAGATACATTAGCACTTCTGATGAAAAATAAAACGATAACCCTAAAAGctagcttctttttttttttcaccctcAAGAGCTGTCATTATAGTCTTATAGATACACAATGTAGGGTAAGTAGAGTAGTGGTACAGATGGGATACAAGCACTTTTGACTGTGTTTGTAACAGTCAATAGTGCTTCTTCACAAAACGCGTTCAAGTGCATTTCCAGAAATCAACTGGATGTTTATTAAATTCTGACATGCTTGATGCTTCTAACAGAAGCACTTATGATCAGAAGTGCTTTTTTATATAAGCACTCCTAACCCCAATCCTTGTCTCCAAAAGTGCTCAATTCCtgaagttgtaatcctattataACTACTTTGAGAACACATATAAAGTCAACTAGCGTCTCCTCTCCATATGCATGCGTCTGTGTGCAGCACTGCAGACAGGATGTGAAGGTTATCTTTTCCCAAATACAGCCACTATCTACAAACCAACTCATCCGCTTTCTCCAACCCACTACAAGTAGAAATTTCAGTGCTTGCGACTGTCTTTCTTATAGCCTCCATGCATGGCTTTGAAGACTTTTCACTACCCAATTCATTTAAGCTTGAATATtaagaaaattcaaatttaaaaaagtTAGTCATACACTTCaaacctgaaaaaaaaaattaaaaataaataaaaataaacaattcaTACAACAGAGTTCACGTCCTCGAAACCGTATGCATCACTTCAGACTCACAATTCAACATAGAACCCTAACAAGTAAATAAATTTCtgaatttcaaaataataaagcGAACCCGTGTTTTCTGCACTATATTTTGCAAGGAGAAGCTAAAAAATTTCTTACTTGAGTCAGTGAACGGTAAACTGAATCAGTAAAATTAGAACCTGGGAGGCGAGTGGCAGTGGAGGGACCATCGCGACAATTGGCTCTGGAATTCTGGTGATTTTTGGAGTTTCTGAGATTGGCGGAGCATCGAAAGAGAGGGAATTGATTGAATGAGGGAGCGATAATTCTTGGTTGGTTTGAAGAGAGGAGCGGCGGCGAGCGAGGAAGCGAGTGAGGAAGAGATAGTGACGTCATGATTTGCTACTAGAAAATCAAGGAAAAGGCACTGCAATTGTACCAACCCAGAAGCAGTAGAAAGTATAAAACCCAATGATTTTTGGTAGGGTTTTCTGGTGTTTAACTCAAGAAGAAGAACCTGAAACACAAGAGTCTACCTCTccgttcttttttctttctttcgttttttttcttttttttttagacaaGAAAAAGTATTTTCTGCTAGAACGAATAA
This is a stretch of genomic DNA from Malus domestica chromosome 02, GDT2T_hap1. It encodes these proteins:
- the LOC114821493 gene encoding protein TIC 40, chloroplastic-like isoform X2 — protein: MTSLSLPRSLPLLPSNQPRIIAPSFNRFPLFRCSANLRNSKNHQNSRANGRFPATRLPAKLEVERFASISSSSTQKTSSIGVNPQISIPPPPSNVGLLLFWISAGIGLSALFSLVATRLKNYAMQQAFKTLMGQMNPQDSQFNNAGFSPGSPFPFPPASGSGPFGSPFPPTSQHSTVDVSATRVDAAPSAPAAPASSATEATPTTPITSTAPSTPTTDVKSDSELNKKSNRFAFVDVTPEETEQKSPFESSFKDVSEVSQNGAAFKQGADSFTSSQSTGKAKPAMSVEALEKMLEDPTVQKMVYPYLPEEMRNPTTFKWMLQNPQYRQQLEDMLNNMGGSSEWDNRMMDSLKNFDLSSPEVKQQFDQIGLSPEEVISKIMANPEVAMAFQNPRVQSAIMDCSQNPLSIAKYQNDKEVMDVFNKISELFPGVSGSP
- the LOC114821493 gene encoding protein TIC 40, chloroplastic-like isoform X1, with the translated sequence MTSLSLPHSLPRSPPLLSSNQPRIIAPSFNQFPLFRCSANLRNSKNHQNSRANCRDGPSTATRLPAKLEVARFASISSSSTQETSSVGVNPQISVPPPPTNVGSPLFWIGVGVGLSALFSWVATRLKNYAMQQAFKTLMGQMNPQDSQFNNAGFSPGSPFPFPPASGSGPFGSPFPPTSQHSTVDVSATRVDAAPSAPAAPASSATEATPTTPITSTAPSTPTTDVKSDSELNKKSNRFAFVDVTPEETEQKSPFESSFKDVSEVSQNGAAFKQGADSFTSSQSTGKAKPAMSVEALEKMLEDPTVQKMVYPYLPEEMRNPTTFKWMLQNPQYRQQLEDMLNNMGGSSEWDNRMMDSLKNFDLSSPEVKQQFDQIGLSPEEVISKIMANPEVAMAFQNPRVQSAIMDCSQNPLSIAKYQNDKEVMDVFNKISELFPGVSGSP